A single window of Oscillatoria sp. FACHB-1406 DNA harbors:
- a CDS encoding CoA-binding protein, with amino-acid sequence MIFTPHQTVLVQGILTPLGRDCAERMKAYGTNVIAGTSAGWGGETFQEIPIYHLVEDAIAASSEIATSVICVPPYEVLDAVLEAIAAGVRQLIICTCSVPPVDMLRAIERARCVDALILGPGSAGVILPGEVLIGTLSSSCYHPGNVGIIARTDNLMDAIAWELAQAKLGQSLAINLGTAAIVGSGFQEWLPILERDKRTEAIVVLDLDASGNSADLLEALGAELQKPVVAFIAGTHLPYPESHSDGAFILADYLARSALSSNRAEAKVTALKKGKVTVANRPSQVVSCIKKILRKKGDLS; translated from the coding sequence ATGATCTTTACACCTCATCAAACCGTATTGGTGCAGGGGATATTGACTCCCCTCGGTCGGGACTGCGCCGAACGAATGAAAGCTTACGGTACGAATGTTATTGCCGGAACGAGCGCAGGTTGGGGAGGGGAAACTTTCCAAGAGATTCCCATCTATCATTTGGTTGAAGATGCGATCGCAGCTAGCAGCGAGATTGCCACCAGTGTTATCTGCGTGCCGCCCTACGAAGTTCTCGATGCTGTCCTCGAAGCAATTGCGGCGGGCGTGCGCCAACTCATCATTTGTACTTGTAGCGTTCCCCCCGTCGATATGCTACGCGCGATTGAGAGAGCGCGCTGCGTTGATGCTCTCATCCTCGGTCCCGGTAGTGCTGGCGTTATTCTCCCCGGAGAGGTTCTCATCGGTACGCTCTCATCATCCTGTTATCATCCCGGTAATGTCGGCATTATTGCTCGTACCGATAATTTGATGGATGCGATCGCTTGGGAACTCGCCCAGGCTAAATTGGGACAGTCACTCGCGATTAATTTAGGGACGGCGGCGATTGTCGGTTCTGGGTTCCAGGAATGGTTGCCTATCTTAGAGCGCGACAAACGCACCGAAGCCATCGTCGTCCTCGATCTCGATGCAAGCGGGAACAGTGCGGATCTTCTCGAAGCCCTTGGAGCCGAACTCCAAAAGCCCGTCGTTGCGTTTATCGCTGGCACTCATCTGCCCTATCCCGAAAGCCACAGCGATGGTGCTTTTATCTTAGCGGACTATCTGGCGCGATCGGCTTTAAGTTCCAATCGTGCTGAGGCAAAAGTTACCGCACTGAAAAAAGGAAAAGTGACAGTTGCCAATCGTCCCTCGCAAGTGGTCAGTTGTATTAAGAAGATCTTGCGGAAAAAGGGAGATCTGTCTTAA